One genomic segment of Gadus chalcogrammus isolate NIFS_2021 chromosome 3, NIFS_Gcha_1.0, whole genome shotgun sequence includes these proteins:
- the LOC130380065 gene encoding LOW QUALITY PROTEIN: uncharacterized protein DDB_G0271670-like (The sequence of the model RefSeq protein was modified relative to this genomic sequence to represent the inferred CDS: substituted 1 base at 1 genomic stop codon), whose translation SHSSSSSSSSPFSSSYSHSSSSSAFSSSSPFSSSYSHSSSSSSSSPFSSSYSHSSSSSAFSSSSAFSSSYSHSFSSSSPFSSSYSHSSSSSAFSSSSSSSSTSSAYFLSSSSSSILITSSFLFSSSSSSSSFLSSSSSFPSSSSFLSSSSSXSSCSSSSSSSSSSSFLSTSSFLSSSSCSSSSSSFLSSSFLSSSSSSSSFLSSSSSSSSGTSDHR comes from the exons cctactcccactcctcctcctcctctgccttctcctcctcctctcccttctcctcctcctactcccactcctcctcctcctcctcctcctctcccttctcctcctcctactcccactcctcctcctcctctgccttctcctcctcctctgccttctcctcctcctactcccactccttctcctcctcctctcccttctcctcctcctactcccactcctcctcctcctctgccttctcctcctcctc TTCCTCCTCATCAACCTCCTCCGCatatttcctctcctcctcctcctcatcaatcctcatcacctcctccttcctcttctcctcctcctcctcctcctcatccttcctctcctcttcctcatccttcccctcctcctcatccttcctctcgtcgtcgtcgtcgtaatcctcctgctcctcctcctcctcctcctcctcctcctcatccttcctctccacctcatccttcctctcctcctcctcctgctcctcctcctcctcatccttcctctcctcctccttcctctcctcttcctcctcctcctcatccttcctctcctcctcctcctcctcctcctcaggaaCATCAGACCACAGATGA